Proteins encoded in a region of the Acetomicrobium thermoterrenum DSM 13490 genome:
- a CDS encoding ABC transporter substrate-binding protein, protein MKKLFSKYNYICHTCLTLIILLLIFCHRSDAYKDYYNVLVLHSYDPEYIYTKIFNSFLKEKFGEYEKPVNIYFEYLDAKRFDYNQYYQQFNEYINTKYKKRKIDFVLCFDDDALQYLLAERENLGSISSISVIFGSIVDRSLVYFSSLESNMTGVFEDVDIAANVEMMFQILPAKNIFVISDRTTLGMDLYEKARLVFKNMEDISVEYLIGVPWEEINKKLQKAPDKSAIFLLSYSRDDNDNVYSLEMVNELRPRQVFVGFLGTTPHVS, encoded by the coding sequence ATGAAGAAATTATTTTCCAAATATAATTATATTTGCCATACCTGTTTGACATTGATCATATTGCTGTTGATATTTTGCCATCGCTCTGATGCTTATAAAGACTATTACAATGTATTGGTTCTACATTCCTATGATCCTGAATATATATACACTAAGATATTTAACTCTTTTCTTAAAGAAAAATTTGGCGAATATGAGAAACCAGTGAATATATATTTTGAATATTTAGATGCGAAGAGATTTGACTATAATCAATATTATCAACAATTTAATGAATATATAAATACAAAATACAAAAAAAGAAAAATAGATTTTGTTTTATGTTTTGACGACGATGCACTTCAATATTTATTGGCTGAGCGGGAAAATTTAGGAAGTATATCCTCTATTTCTGTTATTTTTGGAAGCATTGTCGATAGGTCATTGGTATATTTCTCTTCCTTGGAAAGTAATATGACGGGAGTATTTGAGGATGTAGATATCGCTGCAAATGTGGAGATGATGTTTCAAATACTTCCGGCAAAGAACATATTTGTTATTAGCGATAGAACCACTTTGGGCATGGATCTTTATGAGAAGGCCAGGCTTGTGTTCAAAAATATGGAAGATATTTCAGTAGAATATCTGATAGGGGTGCCATGGGAAGAAATAAACAAAAAGCTACAAAAGGCGCCAGATAAATCTGCAATATTTCTTCTTTCTTATTCAAGGGATGATAATGATAATGTATATTCATTGGAAATGGTAAACGAGCTGCGACCGCGTCAAGTTTTTGTAGGATTTTTAGGAACCACTCCCCATGTGTCCTAA
- a CDS encoding AbgT family transporter, translated as MSQEVKKKGIFNRFLDTVERVGNRLPHPVTLFALLSLAVIVISFFAARAGVSVTFERIAIGTGRMEEVVVTAVSLLSVEGIRRIFSEAVTNFTGFAPLGTVLVAMLGVGVAEGTGLIQAALRKLVLSTPKKLVTVVVVFAGVMSNLASDAGYVVLVPLGALIFLSFGRHPLAGLAAAFAGVSGGFSANLLVGTIDPLLGGISQQAAQMWQPGYTVDPTANWYFMIASTFLITILGTLVTEKIVEPRLGEYHGDAEVSLDHVAENETKGLKWAGISLVVFIAIMLALVIPENGVLRADDGQILAGSAFMAGLVPIIALFFFIPGIAFGIASGSIKSDKDVAGFMGKAMSSMGGYLVLAFAAGQFVAYFNWSNLGTILAVTGADFLEATGMTGIPMLIGFIIVSGFINLFIGSASAKWAIMAPVFVPMLMAVGYAPELTQLAYRIGDSVTNIITPLMSYFAIIVAFAKQYDENTGIGTLISSMLPYSIVFMIGWTILFIIWLVLGLPLGPGVSIYY; from the coding sequence ATGAGTCAAGAAGTAAAGAAGAAAGGTATTTTTAATCGATTTCTTGATACAGTAGAAAGAGTAGGGAATCGATTGCCTCACCCAGTTACGCTGTTTGCACTACTTAGTTTAGCTGTAATTGTAATTTCTTTCTTTGCAGCGCGGGCAGGGGTATCGGTGACCTTCGAGAGAATTGCCATTGGAACCGGAAGAATGGAAGAGGTTGTTGTAACGGCAGTAAGCTTGTTGTCCGTCGAAGGGATCAGACGGATTTTTTCCGAAGCAGTTACGAACTTTACAGGCTTCGCCCCACTTGGTACGGTGTTGGTTGCGATGCTTGGAGTTGGTGTAGCGGAAGGTACAGGGCTAATTCAGGCAGCGTTAAGAAAGCTGGTACTTTCAACACCTAAAAAACTGGTGACAGTTGTGGTAGTTTTTGCGGGGGTTATGTCGAACCTGGCATCAGATGCTGGGTATGTTGTATTGGTTCCTCTGGGAGCATTGATTTTTCTAAGCTTTGGTCGGCATCCACTGGCAGGTCTTGCGGCTGCTTTTGCTGGAGTTTCCGGAGGATTCAGTGCAAACCTTTTGGTGGGAACCATCGATCCCTTGCTGGGTGGTATCAGTCAACAAGCGGCACAAATGTGGCAGCCGGGTTATACGGTTGATCCAACGGCAAACTGGTACTTTATGATTGCATCTACATTCCTGATTACTATTCTAGGTACACTGGTGACTGAAAAAATTGTTGAGCCAAGGCTTGGAGAGTATCATGGTGATGCAGAAGTTAGCCTTGATCACGTAGCCGAAAATGAAACCAAAGGGTTAAAATGGGCTGGAATTTCTCTGGTAGTGTTTATTGCTATTATGCTGGCACTGGTTATACCAGAAAATGGAGTATTAAGAGCTGATGACGGGCAAATCTTGGCCGGATCTGCCTTTATGGCTGGTTTGGTACCCATTATTGCTCTGTTCTTCTTTATTCCGGGTATTGCCTTTGGTATTGCATCCGGGTCCATAAAAAGCGATAAAGACGTGGCTGGTTTTATGGGTAAAGCCATGTCATCGATGGGTGGTTATTTAGTACTGGCTTTTGCAGCCGGACAGTTTGTTGCTTACTTTAACTGGAGTAACCTGGGAACCATTCTGGCGGTGACTGGAGCGGATTTCCTGGAAGCCACCGGAATGACAGGTATACCGATGTTAATTGGATTTATCATCGTTTCAGGTTTTATCAATCTGTTCATTGGAAGTGCTTCTGCAAAATGGGCTATTATGGCACCGGTGTTTGTGCCAATGTTGATGGCAGTGGGTTATGCACCGGAATTAACACAGCTGGCATATCGTATCGGGGATTCTGTTACCAATATTATTACTCCGCTGATGTCTTATTTTGCCATCATCGTTGCATTTGCAAAACAGTACGATGAAAATACTGGAATCGGAACACTTATTTCTTCAATGCTTCCGTATTCAATTGTCTTTATGATCGGCTGGACGATCTTGTTTATTATCTGGTTGGTGCTGGGATTACCGCTTGGTCCTGGCGTTTCCATATACTACTAA
- a CDS encoding tyrosine-type recombinase/integrase, whose protein sequence is MEFVQPIRDKKKIQQLKAILKGRNYRDYALFTLGINSGLRVSDLLGLKVSCVLDEKDRIKDRITIREDKTGKVKDFPVGETAKKALKKYLGDTKNLNKEGYLSLPGRRITAPFPESKPIGS, encoded by the coding sequence ATGGAATTTGTACAGCCCATCAGAGATAAAAAGAAGATCCAGCAGCTTAAAGCCATTTTGAAGGGACGGAATTATCGGGATTATGCTCTTTTCACTCTCGGCATCAACTCGGGGTTGCGTGTTTCGGATCTTTTAGGCCTGAAAGTCTCCTGCGTCCTCGATGAAAAGGACAGGATCAAAGACCGAATAACGATTCGGGAGGATAAAACTGGCAAGGTAAAAGACTTCCCCGTGGGAGAAACGGCAAAGAAGGCCTTGAAAAAATACCTGGGAGACACTAAGAACCTCAATAAAGAAGGCTATCTTTCCCTTCCAGGAAGAAGGATAACGGCCCCATTTCCAGAGTCCAAGCCTATAGGATCTTGA
- a CDS encoding methyl-accepting chemotaxis protein: protein MADSFRHIANVISQLNERAGQIGNIVSTISGVADQTNLLALNAAIEYRSDKSRRTR, encoded by the coding sequence ATGGCCGACTCCTTCAGACACATTGCCAATGTCATATCTCAACTTAACGAAAGGGCCGGGCAAATAGGAAATATAGTCTCGACCATTTCTGGAGTCGCTGACCAAACGAACTTGCTCGCATTAAACGCAGCTATAGAATATAGAAGCGACAAGAGCCGGCGAACACGGTAA
- a CDS encoding methyl-accepting chemotaxis protein, with the protein MEATRAGEHGKGFAVVADEVRKLAEESNKAAMQIGSLAKSIIEETAQAVNVTNKGVELAAAGEREAQMMEKHIEDALRAIELIVDQIQNVAATAEEQSASTQEMAASIDRVAQGVDATREKAESMSKSVKELEERVEALKQASEDLEKLANDLQKEIRLYKLDSTTPSGGPEGLVPIE; encoded by the coding sequence ATAGAAGCGACAAGAGCCGGCGAACACGGTAAAGGATTTGCTGTCGTTGCCGATGAAGTAAGAAAGCTTGCCGAAGAAAGCAACAAAGCAGCCATGCAAATTGGCTCGTTAGCTAAATCCATAATCGAGGAAACAGCACAGGCCGTAAACGTTACAAACAAAGGCGTTGAATTGGCAGCTGCCGGGGAAAGAGAAGCACAGATGATGGAAAAACACATTGAAGATGCTTTGAGGGCCATTGAACTGATCGTCGATCAAATTCAAAACGTCGCCGCCACAGCAGAAGAACAATCTGCAAGCACGCAAGAGATGGCAGCGTCGATCGACAGAGTTGCACAAGGAGTTGACGCTACGAGGGAAAAAGCTGAAAGCATGTCAAAATCCGTGAAAGAATTGGAAGAACGTGTAGAAGCTTTAAAGCAGGCATCAGAAGACTTGGAAAAACTGGCGAATGATCTTCAAAAAGAAATCAGACTTTACAAGTTAGATTCAACTACCCCCTCAGGCGGGCCAGAGGGTTTAGTTCCAATCGAATAA
- a CDS encoding phosphate ABC transporter substrate-binding protein — protein sequence MKKLVSLLILVVLFGMGFGDAAWAAGLTMKGSTTLLPIAQAAIESYAQLYPNTEFSLTGEGSGNGIKALIDGTCDIANSSRFIKLEEAKLAFEKGAYPVPFGVAIDAIVPIIHPKNPVNNLTLQQLKDIYSGKITNWEDVGGPDKRIAVINRDTSSGTYEVWEEKVMNGERITPRAQVMASNGAIVQAVSTNELAIGYIGIGYLNSSVKAITVENIEAKPETARTGEFPISRYLFMFTRGWPTGETMRFINFMLSDEGQRIVSETGFVSIR from the coding sequence ATGAAGAAATTAGTTTCGCTTTTGATTTTGGTTGTATTGTTTGGAATGGGTTTTGGGGATGCTGCGTGGGCAGCCGGTCTGACTATGAAGGGTTCTACTACCCTTTTGCCAATAGCGCAAGCGGCGATTGAATCTTATGCTCAGCTTTACCCTAATACCGAATTTTCCCTTACCGGAGAGGGAAGCGGCAATGGCATTAAGGCGCTAATAGATGGCACATGTGATATAGCTAATTCCTCGAGATTTATAAAACTTGAGGAAGCAAAGTTGGCTTTCGAAAAAGGTGCGTATCCCGTCCCCTTTGGAGTTGCCATAGACGCTATAGTGCCAATTATCCATCCCAAAAATCCCGTCAACAACTTAACTTTACAACAATTAAAGGATATATATAGCGGCAAGATCACCAATTGGGAGGATGTAGGCGGTCCGGATAAGAGAATTGCCGTTATAAACAGAGATACCAGTTCCGGGACCTATGAGGTTTGGGAAGAAAAGGTTATGAATGGCGAAAGAATCACACCGAGAGCGCAGGTCATGGCATCTAACGGTGCAATAGTCCAAGCGGTGTCGACAAACGAGTTAGCTATCGGATATATTGGAATAGGCTATCTAAATAGCAGCGTAAAGGCAATCACAGTCGAAAACATCGAGGCTAAGCCCGAAACAGCTCGTACCGGGGAATTTCCGATATCGAGATACCTTTTTATGTTCACGCGAGGTTGGCCCACAGGGGAAACGATGAGGTTTATAAACTTTATGCTAAGTGATGAGGGTCAAAGAATTGTATCGGAAACAGGGTTTGTTTCAATAAGATAG